The Phoenix dactylifera cultivar Barhee BC4 chromosome 17, palm_55x_up_171113_PBpolish2nd_filt_p, whole genome shotgun sequence genome contains a region encoding:
- the LOC103717189 gene encoding transcription factor bHLH115-like: MGSNAIEDYWIDGGGSDGELRCALESFCEMAPTAGVRIEEAYRDASGLEQASLRKRMRDESCAGPKSKACREKIRRDRLNDRFLELSAILDPGRHPKFDKASILSDAARLLVQLRSEAQQLKESNEKLQETIKDLKVEKNELREEKMRLKADKERLEQQIKVMSVPPAGFMPHPIAYHPTAATVAFAPHGQAPPSKCAPFTAFPGVAMWKWLPPPVVDTTQDTKLWPPNA; the protein is encoded by the exons ATGGGATCCAATGCGATCGAGGACTACTGGATCGATGGCGGAGGGTCGGACGGGGAGTTGCGCTGCGCGCTGGAGAGTTTCTGTGAAATGGCTCCGACTGCAGG AGTGCGGATTGAAGAGGCCTACAGAGATGCCAGCGGCCTTGAGCAGGCTAGCTTGAGGAAGAG GATGAGAGATGAATCATGTGCAGGACCCAAGTCTAAAGCATGCCGTGAGAAGATACGGCGTGATAGGCTAAATGATAG GTTTTTGGAATTAAGTGCCATCCTTGATCCCGGTAGGCATCCTAAGTTTGACAAAGCCAGTATTCTAAGTGATGCAGCTCGTCTACTGGTACAATTAAGAAGCGAAGCACAGCAACTTAAGGAATCAAATGAAAAGCTTCAAGAAACAATTAAAGATCTAAAG GTGGAGAAGAATGAGCTTCGAGAGGAGAAGATGAGGTTGAAGGCAGATAAGGAGAGATTAGAGCAACAAATCAAGGTCATGAGTGTGCCTCCGGCAGGATTTATGCCACATCCAATCGCATACCATCCTACTGCTGCCACCGTCGCATTTGCTCCACATGGTCAGGCCCCGCCGAGCAAATGTGCCCCCTTTACTGCATTCCCTGGCGTAGCCATGTGGAAATGGTTGCCTCCTCCAGTTGTGGATACCACACAAGACACCAAGCTTTGGCCTCCCAATGCTTAG
- the LOC103717197 gene encoding uncharacterized protein LOC103717197 isoform X6 has translation MRPSCFIPTPTPELAISASFRLPVRGFRRHRKSFCLRSLYALLKDMTSVLSSHPRKLPWQIYKSSLKSRSIKVQCLRFLSVEFPHGQTLSAQDQYFTSYHKRTPHPRQVFVRAVSDDAESSSDGDESKDEESGEEEEEVSGGLSREDLERIVGKDDSTFSGIDLATLIRKKYGRSYDVQLIKKEFMGRNLLAMNVMWKYMEQAGMFLQHNHMSLLN, from the exons ATGAGGCCCTCGTGCTTTATCCCGACGCCAACCCCCGAGCTCGCCATCTCAGCTAGCTTTCGCCTTCCAGTTAGGGGTTTCAGGCGTCATCGGAAATCCTTCTGCCTTCGATCTTTATATGCTCTCTTAAAG GATATGACAAGTGTCCTGTCAAGCCACCCTAGAAAATTACCATGGCAAATCTACAAGAGTTCTTTAAAGAGCAGATCTATTAAGGTACAATGCTTGAGGTTTTTGAGTGTAGAGTTCCCTCATGGACAAACATTGTCTGCTCAGGATCAATACTTTACCAGTTACCATAAAAGAACCCCACACCCTAGACAGGTTTTTGTTAGAGCTGTCAGTGATGATGCAGAATCAAGCAGTGATGGAGATGAAAGTAAGGACGAGGAgagtggagaagaagaagaagag GTGAGTGGTGGGTTATCTCGTGAAGATTTGGAACGAATTGTTGGAAAAGATGATTCAACTTTTAGTGGCATAGATCTTGCAACTCTTATCAGGAAAAAGTACGGTAGATCATATGATGTCCAACTAATAAAAAAG GAATTCATGGGAAGAAACTTGTTGGCAATGAATGTCATGTGGAAGTACATGGAGCAG GCG GGAATGTTTCTACAACATAATCACATGTCACTTCTTAATTGA
- the LOC103718703 gene encoding early nodulin-like protein 1, with translation MALLMSFTKRLLLTLLFSMLHSNAFDFEVGDEEGWAVPPSRNTKLYNHWASRNRFQVGDTIHFKYKKDSVMEVSEEDYEHCRSSHPIFFSNDGRTEFDLDHSGTLYFISGAAGHCERGQKMIIKVLSHPHSEGPSGSQSSSNQTAGSSTSPESPDSSGAAQATASVLEVIGLLVSLLFF, from the exons ATGGCTCTCTTGATGAGCTTTACCAAGCGCCTCCTCCTCACCCTTCTCTTCTCCATGCTACATTCCAATGCATTCGATTTCGAGGTTGGCGATGAGGAGGGTTGGGCCGTCCCTCCTTCCAGAAACACGAAATTGTACAACCACTGGGCCTCCAGGAACAGGTTTCAGGTTGGCGACACCATCC atttcaagTACAAGAAGGATTCTGTGATGGAGGTGAGTGAAGAGGATTACGAGCACTGCAGGTCCTCCCACCCTATCTTCTTTTCGAACGATGGAAGGACGGAGTTCGATCTCGATCACTCGGGGACGTTATACTTCATCAGTGGGGCGGCAGGTCACTGTGAGAGAGGCCAAAAGATGATCATCAAAGTGCTCAGCCATCCGCATTCGGAGGGGCCAAGTGGATCACAATCCAGCAGCAACCAGACGGCGGGAAGCTCGACTTCTCCTGAATCACCTGACTCCAGTGGTGCAGCTCAGGCCACGGCGAGCGTTCTTGAAGTCATTGGGTTATTAGTTAGCTTGCTCTTCTTCTAG
- the LOC103717197 gene encoding uncharacterized protein LOC103717197 isoform X1, which translates to MRPSCFIPTPTPELAISASFRLPVRGFRRHRKSFCLRSLYALLKDMTSVLSSHPRKLPWQIYKSSLKSRSIKVQCLRFLSVEFPHGQTLSAQDQYFTSYHKRTPHPRQVFVRAVSDDAESSSDGDESKDEESGEEEEEVSGGLSREDLERIVGKDDSTFSGIDLATLIRKKYGRSYDVQLIKKEFMGRNLLAMNVMWKYMEQRSFPLTEEEYLLRLDDVANTLKCWGAVAHIRNSLAKLKERPRIGKAVSIFIDMDESGGRSSEWIYK; encoded by the exons ATGAGGCCCTCGTGCTTTATCCCGACGCCAACCCCCGAGCTCGCCATCTCAGCTAGCTTTCGCCTTCCAGTTAGGGGTTTCAGGCGTCATCGGAAATCCTTCTGCCTTCGATCTTTATATGCTCTCTTAAAG GATATGACAAGTGTCCTGTCAAGCCACCCTAGAAAATTACCATGGCAAATCTACAAGAGTTCTTTAAAGAGCAGATCTATTAAGGTACAATGCTTGAGGTTTTTGAGTGTAGAGTTCCCTCATGGACAAACATTGTCTGCTCAGGATCAATACTTTACCAGTTACCATAAAAGAACCCCACACCCTAGACAGGTTTTTGTTAGAGCTGTCAGTGATGATGCAGAATCAAGCAGTGATGGAGATGAAAGTAAGGACGAGGAgagtggagaagaagaagaagag GTGAGTGGTGGGTTATCTCGTGAAGATTTGGAACGAATTGTTGGAAAAGATGATTCAACTTTTAGTGGCATAGATCTTGCAACTCTTATCAGGAAAAAGTACGGTAGATCATATGATGTCCAACTAATAAAAAAG GAATTCATGGGAAGAAACTTGTTGGCAATGAATGTCATGTGGAAGTACATGGAGCAG AGATCCTTTCCCTTGACTGAAGAAGAGTATCTGCTGAGGCTTGATGATGTAGCAAACACACTGAAATGCTGGGGAGCTGTCGCACACATTCGAAATAGTCTTGCAAAATTGAAGGAACGGCCCCGAATAGGAAAA GCGGTAAGCATTTTTATAGATATGGACGAATCTGGTGGTCGTTCCAGTGAGTGGATTTACAAGTAA
- the LOC103717197 gene encoding uncharacterized protein LOC103717197 isoform X4, translating to MRPSCFIPTPTPELAISASFRLPVRGFRRHRKSFCLRSLYALLKDMTSVLSSHPRKLPWQIYKSSLKSRSIKVFVRAVSDDAESSSDGDESKDEESGEEEEEVSGGLSREDLERIVGKDDSTFSGIDLATLIRKKYGRSYDVQLIKKEFMGRNLLAMNVMWKYMEQRSFPLTEEEYLLRLDDVANTLKCWGAVAHIRNSLAKLKERPRIGKAVSIFIDMDESGGRSSEWIYK from the exons ATGAGGCCCTCGTGCTTTATCCCGACGCCAACCCCCGAGCTCGCCATCTCAGCTAGCTTTCGCCTTCCAGTTAGGGGTTTCAGGCGTCATCGGAAATCCTTCTGCCTTCGATCTTTATATGCTCTCTTAAAG GATATGACAAGTGTCCTGTCAAGCCACCCTAGAAAATTACCATGGCAAATCTACAAGAGTTCTTTAAAGAGCAGATCTATTAAG GTTTTTGTTAGAGCTGTCAGTGATGATGCAGAATCAAGCAGTGATGGAGATGAAAGTAAGGACGAGGAgagtggagaagaagaagaagag GTGAGTGGTGGGTTATCTCGTGAAGATTTGGAACGAATTGTTGGAAAAGATGATTCAACTTTTAGTGGCATAGATCTTGCAACTCTTATCAGGAAAAAGTACGGTAGATCATATGATGTCCAACTAATAAAAAAG GAATTCATGGGAAGAAACTTGTTGGCAATGAATGTCATGTGGAAGTACATGGAGCAG AGATCCTTTCCCTTGACTGAAGAAGAGTATCTGCTGAGGCTTGATGATGTAGCAAACACACTGAAATGCTGGGGAGCTGTCGCACACATTCGAAATAGTCTTGCAAAATTGAAGGAACGGCCCCGAATAGGAAAA GCGGTAAGCATTTTTATAGATATGGACGAATCTGGTGGTCGTTCCAGTGAGTGGATTTACAAGTAA
- the LOC103718688 gene encoding uncharacterized protein LOC103718688 isoform X2, which yields MAMILHAFVGRYVSKLSEFIEEEMSMLLGVKDELLKLLRRMERISGFLESAERKRHADPNINAWVRELKDIMYDADDIIDLCMIDGRKLLEDHTSKSALPPLGLLPQLKFLRIRAAAAIKTIGPEFLGPRASAAAGTAFPKLEELEFYKMDNWEEWSFGMVEGVGEERRGALKLLPRLKKLLLGGCPKLRALPEGLWHVTSLQELGIYDANNLIEIDNLPSLKTLRIYNCPRLEHVENLDRLQYLDTATSGTDADGETEHLPQWLLELLQNAPAALQNLKRFTLTCSVPLLKTFLKDGPNWPIIQRIPHVSIYSGKLDTFGRSQSYIEYTKDPPAFKTNVVESEESVDG from the exons ATGGCAATGATCCTACATGCCTTTGTGGGAAGATACGTCAGCAAGCTTTCAGAATTTATAGAGGAAGAGATGTCCATGCTGCTAGGCGTGAAGGATGAGCTACTGAAGCTTTTGAGAAGGATGGAGAGGATAAGCGGCTTTCTCGAATCCGCAGAGCGGAAGAGACATGCAGATCCGAATATCAATGCATGGGTGAGGGAGTTGAAAGATATCATGTATGATGCGGATGATATCATCGACCTCTGCATGATCGATGGCAGGAAATTGTTGGAAGATCATACATCTAAATCAGCG CTTCCTCCACTGGGCCTGCTGCCTCagctgaaattccttcgcattCGGGCAGCAGCTGCAATCAAAACCATCGGACCTGAATTTCTTGGCCCCCGTGCATCAGCAGCAGCAGGGACAGCATTTCCCAAGCTTGAAGAGTTGGAATTTTATAAGATGGACAACTGGGAAGAATGGTCGTTTGGTATGGTGGAGGGGGTTggtgaagaaagaagaggagcccTCAAGTTGCTGCCTCGTCTCAAGAAGCTGCTACTTGGAGGGTGTCCCAAGCTGAGAGCTCTTCCAGAAGGACTATGGCATGTCACTAGTTTACAGGAATTGGGGATCTATGATGCTAACAACCTAATAGAAATCGACAACCTCCCCTCATTGAAGACTCTGAGAATATACAATTGTCCGAGGTTGGAGCACGTGGAGAATCTTGATAGGTTGCAATACCTAGACACAGCGACATCCGGCACCGATGCTGATGGAGAGACAGAGCACCTCCCACAGTGGTTACTGGAGCTACTTCAAAATGCACCAGCTGCGCTACAAAATTTAAAAAGGTTTACACTAACATGCAGCGTACCACTCCTTAAGACCTTCCTCAAGGACGGCCCCAACTGGCCCATCATTCAGCGGATCCCCCACGTCAGCATCTACAGCGGCAAGCTTGATACATTTGGCCGCTCTCAGTCATATATTGAGTATACCAAGGACCCTCCCGCCTTCAAAACCAACGTGGTGGAATCAGAAGAATCAGTGGATGGATAA
- the LOC103717197 gene encoding uncharacterized protein LOC103717197 isoform X5, which produces MRPSCFIPTPTPELAISASFRLPVRGFRRHRKSFCLRSLYALLKDMTSVLSSHPRKLPWQIYKSSLKSRSIKVQCLRFLSVEFPHGQTLSAQDQYFTSYHKRTPHPRQVFVRAVSDDAESSSDGDESKDEESGEEEEEVSGGLSREDLERIVGKDDSTFSGIDLATLIRKKYGRSYDVQLIKKEFMGRNLLAMNVMWKYMEQAVSIFIDMDESGGRSSEWIYK; this is translated from the exons ATGAGGCCCTCGTGCTTTATCCCGACGCCAACCCCCGAGCTCGCCATCTCAGCTAGCTTTCGCCTTCCAGTTAGGGGTTTCAGGCGTCATCGGAAATCCTTCTGCCTTCGATCTTTATATGCTCTCTTAAAG GATATGACAAGTGTCCTGTCAAGCCACCCTAGAAAATTACCATGGCAAATCTACAAGAGTTCTTTAAAGAGCAGATCTATTAAGGTACAATGCTTGAGGTTTTTGAGTGTAGAGTTCCCTCATGGACAAACATTGTCTGCTCAGGATCAATACTTTACCAGTTACCATAAAAGAACCCCACACCCTAGACAGGTTTTTGTTAGAGCTGTCAGTGATGATGCAGAATCAAGCAGTGATGGAGATGAAAGTAAGGACGAGGAgagtggagaagaagaagaagag GTGAGTGGTGGGTTATCTCGTGAAGATTTGGAACGAATTGTTGGAAAAGATGATTCAACTTTTAGTGGCATAGATCTTGCAACTCTTATCAGGAAAAAGTACGGTAGATCATATGATGTCCAACTAATAAAAAAG GAATTCATGGGAAGAAACTTGTTGGCAATGAATGTCATGTGGAAGTACATGGAGCAG GCGGTAAGCATTTTTATAGATATGGACGAATCTGGTGGTCGTTCCAGTGAGTGGATTTACAAGTAA
- the LOC103717197 gene encoding uncharacterized protein LOC103717197 isoform X3 gives MRPSCFIPTPTPELAISASFRLPVRGFRRHRKSFCLRSLYALLKDMTSVLSSHPRKLPWQIYKSSLKSRSIKVQCLRFLSVEFPHGQTLSAQDQYFTSYHKRTPHPRQVFVRAVSDDAESSSDGDESKDEESGEEEEEVSGGLSREDLERIVGKDDSTFSGIDLATLIRKKYGRSYDVQLIKKEFMGRNLLAMNVMWKYMEQRSFPLTEEEYLLRLDDVANTLKCWGAVAHIRNSLAKLKERPRIGKGMFLQHNHMSLLN, from the exons ATGAGGCCCTCGTGCTTTATCCCGACGCCAACCCCCGAGCTCGCCATCTCAGCTAGCTTTCGCCTTCCAGTTAGGGGTTTCAGGCGTCATCGGAAATCCTTCTGCCTTCGATCTTTATATGCTCTCTTAAAG GATATGACAAGTGTCCTGTCAAGCCACCCTAGAAAATTACCATGGCAAATCTACAAGAGTTCTTTAAAGAGCAGATCTATTAAGGTACAATGCTTGAGGTTTTTGAGTGTAGAGTTCCCTCATGGACAAACATTGTCTGCTCAGGATCAATACTTTACCAGTTACCATAAAAGAACCCCACACCCTAGACAGGTTTTTGTTAGAGCTGTCAGTGATGATGCAGAATCAAGCAGTGATGGAGATGAAAGTAAGGACGAGGAgagtggagaagaagaagaagag GTGAGTGGTGGGTTATCTCGTGAAGATTTGGAACGAATTGTTGGAAAAGATGATTCAACTTTTAGTGGCATAGATCTTGCAACTCTTATCAGGAAAAAGTACGGTAGATCATATGATGTCCAACTAATAAAAAAG GAATTCATGGGAAGAAACTTGTTGGCAATGAATGTCATGTGGAAGTACATGGAGCAG AGATCCTTTCCCTTGACTGAAGAAGAGTATCTGCTGAGGCTTGATGATGTAGCAAACACACTGAAATGCTGGGGAGCTGTCGCACACATTCGAAATAGTCTTGCAAAATTGAAGGAACGGCCCCGAATAGGAAAA GGAATGTTTCTACAACATAATCACATGTCACTTCTTAATTGA
- the LOC103718688 gene encoding putative disease resistance RPP13-like protein 1 isoform X1, whose amino-acid sequence MRAEIRLVDKMDNDSGWELLHKNVFGDDDDDEEEISRLKEIGVQIVEKCDGLPLAIKVIAGVLRSKDRNTIEWNKVLRSGAWSMSQLHEELPGALFLSYENLPSDLKQCFLYCALYPEDSLMLCEDLIRYWVAEGFISAQKDTLMEDVAEDYYKELIGRNLLQPYDYSDRYGCKMHDLLRSLCFSLTHDESIFLGAEQSLNINLLTKIRRLSMVNMGERVEVPIGIKQQKCLRTLMIERSPKTKMIENELLERLQFLRTITINDTEIERLPDSIGDLLHLRYLDLDRTNIRYLPESIGCLINLQILMLSGCRFLHTLPKAITKLCNLRCLRVGRETRLSHVPKGISKLKDLNHLEGFVVGHDDGRGTQDDEGCDLEELQSLPQLRFLEVRSLERAQPVGAPALANIHSLRTLKLTSSPPPEDADETIATQRIDEIYNELSPQSTDLQTLEIHYCWGTRFPSWMMSLFLDVSFPNLTSIQLYHCKSCLQLPPLGLLPQLKFLRIRAAAAIKTIGPEFLGPRASAAAGTAFPKLEELEFYKMDNWEEWSFGMVEGVGEERRGALKLLPRLKKLLLGGCPKLRALPEGLWHVTSLQELGIYDANNLIEIDNLPSLKTLRIYNCPRLEHVENLDRLQYLDTATSGTDADGETEHLPQWLLELLQNAPAALQNLKRFTLTCSVPLLKTFLKDGPNWPIIQRIPHVSIYSGKLDTFGRSQSYIEYTKDPPAFKTNVVESEESVDG is encoded by the coding sequence ATGAGAGCAGAGATCCGTCTTGTTGATAAAATGGATAATGATAGTGGCTGGGAATTGCTCCACAAGAATGTCtttggagatgatgatgatgatgaggaggagatctctagaTTAAAAGAAATTGGGGTTCAAATTGTTGAAAAATGTGACGGTCTTCCTCTTGCAATCAAGGTCATAGCAGGGGTTTTAAGGTCGAAGGATAGAAACACCATCGAATGGAATAAGGTTCTCAGAAGTGGTGCCTGGTCCATGAGCCAACTTCATGAAGAACTCCCAGGAGCTCTATTTTTGAGTTATGAAAACTTACCATCTGATCTCAAACAGTGTTTTCTTTATTGTGCGTTGTATCCTGAGGACTCTCTAATGCTTTGCGAGGATCTCATTCGTTACTGGGTGGCCGAAGGTTTTATATCAGCACAAAAGGATACACTTATGGAGGATGTAGCAGAGGACTATTATAAAGAGTTAATTGGGAGGAACCTTTTACAGCCTTATGATTATTCAGACCGGTATGGGTGCAAGATGCATGATCTGCTACGGTCCCTTTGTTTCTCTTTGACACATGATGAGAGCATTTTTCTTGGTGCCGAGCAATCACTTAACATAAACCTCTTGACTAAAATTCGTCGCTTGTCAATGGTAAACATGGGAGAGAGAGTAGAAGTCCCTATTGGAATAAAACAGCAGAAGTGCTTGAGGACTCTAATGATTGAAAGGAGTCCCAAGACAAAGATGATAGAGAATGAACTTCTTGAGAGACTGCAGTTTCTACGAACCATAACGATAAACGACACGGAAATCGAGAGGCTTCCAGACTCTATAGGAGATCTTTTGCACCTGAGATATTTAGATCTTGATCGGACGAACATTAGATATTTGCCAGAGTCCATTGGATGCCTCATAAACCTGCAGATATTGATGCTCTCGGGTTGTAGATTCTTGCATACTCTCCCCAAGGCCATCACAAAATTGTGCAATCTAAGATGCCTTCGTGTCGGAAGAGAAACTCGATTGAGTCATGTACCAAAGGGAATAAGCAAATTAAAAGATCTTAACCATCTTGAAGGATTTGTGGTTGGCCATGATGATGGAAGAGGCACGCAAGATGACGAGGGGTGCGATCTGGAGGAGTTGCAGTCTCTGCCCCAGTTGAGATTCCTAGAGGTAAGGAGCTTGGAGAGGGCACAACCAGTGGGAGCTCCGGCACTCGCAAACATCCACTCTCTTAGGACACTGAAATTGACTTCCAGCCCACCACCTGAAGATGCGGACGAAACAATTGCAACTCAGAGAATTGACGAGATTTACAATGAGCTCTCTCCTCAATCCACGGACCTACAAACACTTGAGATCCATTACTGCTGGGGTACTCGATTTCCCAGCTGGATGATGTCACTTTTCTTGGATGTTTCTTTTCCTAACCTGACATCCATACAACTCTATCATTGTAAATCATGTCTGCAGCTTCCTCCACTGGGCCTGCTGCCTCagctgaaattccttcgcattCGGGCAGCAGCTGCAATCAAAACCATCGGACCTGAATTTCTTGGCCCCCGTGCATCAGCAGCAGCAGGGACAGCATTTCCCAAGCTTGAAGAGTTGGAATTTTATAAGATGGACAACTGGGAAGAATGGTCGTTTGGTATGGTGGAGGGGGTTggtgaagaaagaagaggagcccTCAAGTTGCTGCCTCGTCTCAAGAAGCTGCTACTTGGAGGGTGTCCCAAGCTGAGAGCTCTTCCAGAAGGACTATGGCATGTCACTAGTTTACAGGAATTGGGGATCTATGATGCTAACAACCTAATAGAAATCGACAACCTCCCCTCATTGAAGACTCTGAGAATATACAATTGTCCGAGGTTGGAGCACGTGGAGAATCTTGATAGGTTGCAATACCTAGACACAGCGACATCCGGCACCGATGCTGATGGAGAGACAGAGCACCTCCCACAGTGGTTACTGGAGCTACTTCAAAATGCACCAGCTGCGCTACAAAATTTAAAAAGGTTTACACTAACATGCAGCGTACCACTCCTTAAGACCTTCCTCAAGGACGGCCCCAACTGGCCCATCATTCAGCGGATCCCCCACGTCAGCATCTACAGCGGCAAGCTTGATACATTTGGCCGCTCTCAGTCATATATTGAGTATACCAAGGACCCTCCCGCCTTCAAAACCAACGTGGTGGAATCAGAAGAATCAGTGGATGGATAA
- the LOC103717197 gene encoding uncharacterized protein LOC103717197 isoform X2: protein MRPSCFIPTPTPELAISASFRLPVRGFRRHRKSFCLRSLYALLKDMTSVLSSHPRKLPWQIYKSSLKSRSIKVQCLRFLSVEFPHGQTLSAQDQYFTSYHKRTPHPRQVFVRAVSDDAESSSDGDESKDEESGEEEEEVSGGLSREDLERIVGKDDSTFSGIDLATLIRKKYGRSYDVQLIKKEFMGRNLLAMNVMWKYMEQRSFPLTEEEYLLRLDDVANTLKCWGAVAHIRNSLAKLKERPRIGKAGMFLQHNHMSLLN, encoded by the exons ATGAGGCCCTCGTGCTTTATCCCGACGCCAACCCCCGAGCTCGCCATCTCAGCTAGCTTTCGCCTTCCAGTTAGGGGTTTCAGGCGTCATCGGAAATCCTTCTGCCTTCGATCTTTATATGCTCTCTTAAAG GATATGACAAGTGTCCTGTCAAGCCACCCTAGAAAATTACCATGGCAAATCTACAAGAGTTCTTTAAAGAGCAGATCTATTAAGGTACAATGCTTGAGGTTTTTGAGTGTAGAGTTCCCTCATGGACAAACATTGTCTGCTCAGGATCAATACTTTACCAGTTACCATAAAAGAACCCCACACCCTAGACAGGTTTTTGTTAGAGCTGTCAGTGATGATGCAGAATCAAGCAGTGATGGAGATGAAAGTAAGGACGAGGAgagtggagaagaagaagaagag GTGAGTGGTGGGTTATCTCGTGAAGATTTGGAACGAATTGTTGGAAAAGATGATTCAACTTTTAGTGGCATAGATCTTGCAACTCTTATCAGGAAAAAGTACGGTAGATCATATGATGTCCAACTAATAAAAAAG GAATTCATGGGAAGAAACTTGTTGGCAATGAATGTCATGTGGAAGTACATGGAGCAG AGATCCTTTCCCTTGACTGAAGAAGAGTATCTGCTGAGGCTTGATGATGTAGCAAACACACTGAAATGCTGGGGAGCTGTCGCACACATTCGAAATAGTCTTGCAAAATTGAAGGAACGGCCCCGAATAGGAAAA GCG GGAATGTTTCTACAACATAATCACATGTCACTTCTTAATTGA